The proteins below come from a single Malus sylvestris chromosome 3, drMalSylv7.2, whole genome shotgun sequence genomic window:
- the LOC126616696 gene encoding ankyrin repeat-containing protein ITN1-like isoform X4, whose amino-acid sequence MPLHFFARHNEKGRTAKEIFTETHTTIVKAGGEWLTNTSESCSIVAALIATVAFATSTTVPGGIKEESGTPTLENQPAFNVFAIASLVALCFSVTAMVMFLAILTSRYQEKDFGKDLPRKLLVGLTSLFVSIASMLVSFCAGHFFVLKDKLKYAAFPVYAITCLPVTFFAMAQFPLYFDLIWATFKKVPQRSYKIAPL is encoded by the coding sequence ATGCCACTACACTTCTTTGCCCGCCACAACGAGAAGGGCAGGACAGCAAAGGAAATCTTCACCGAAACCCACACCACAATCGTCAAGGCCGGAGGGGAGTGGCTGACCAACACCTCTGAGTCCTGCTCCATTGTGGCTGCCCTCATTGCCACCGTTGCCTTCGCCACCTCAACCACCGTCCCCGGCGGCATCAAAGAAGAAAGCGGAACACCAACCCTAGAAAACCAACCAGCTTTCAACGTCTTTGCCATTGCCTCCCTGGTTGCCCTCTGCTTCTCCGTCACGGCCATGGTCATGTTCCTAGCCATCTTAACGTCCCGGTACCAAGAGAAGGACTTCGGTAAGGACCTGCCAAGAAAGCTTTTGGTAGGGCTTACGTCACTGTTCGTGTCAATAGCTTCCATGTTGGTTTCGTTTTGCGCCGGACATtttttcgtgctgaaagataaGCTCAAATACGCTGCCTTTCCGGTTTACGCAATCACTTGCTTGCCAGTAACGTTTTTTGCCATGGCGCAGTTTCCACTGTACTTTGATCTGATTTGGGCTACTTTTAAGAAG